Sequence from the Mobula hypostoma chromosome 11, sMobHyp1.1, whole genome shotgun sequence genome:
GGTTATGATGGGCAAAAGCTGTAGCAGGGCTCTGTCAGTGTGTTGGATGTGTGGTGGGTCTTTTGGCACTCAGGGCAGGAAGAACAATAATGCTGGATGCTAACATACACAGCTAGCCAATAGAATCTGAGGCTTACTCTCAGTAGGTTTTCTGCTGATCCAAATGGCCAGCCCAGGGTATGGTTTGAGCAAGATGTAAAGTGAGGGGCCTGCCAATCAGTTGACAGGGTAACTGCCACATACATGATGATTTCTTTACAGCTAAAGGACCCCTCGTCATCCTCCCCCTTCACCCAAGACGGATCTGCTTGCTGTAGGGTAGTTATGTTTGTGGAGACCTGCCATTGATCTGTGGTGAGGTTTATGGTGTTAGATGGGTGGCCAGGTGTACCTAATGCTTTCTCCAGGCAGTGTTTCTGACATGATTTACCTGGCCTTTTCTTACCCCCTCAAATAGTCCATTAGCCGCTGTTGGTGGAGGCTTTGGTTTGGGACCCTGTCAACGCAGGGCAAGACAAGACTACAGTGGAGTCAACATTACCCAACAAATCTAGGCCAGCCCTATGAATCTCTACCAATTACCACATCTTTTAGCAAATCATCAACCACACCCACCGGCAGTAGGATACATTGTCCACCATCCCAAGAGTAACATCAGCAGTAGGATACCTTTTAATGTCCCCGTGTACACATTGATGGTGGTCTAGTGGTAAGGATTCGGTGCTTTCACTGTTGCAGCACGGGTTCAGTTCCCGGTCAGGGAACCATCTGTCATACTTGGCTATCAGGTGCGGGTTTTACTGCAACAAATTGATGCATCGCTAAGTAATGAGAAGCTCAGAATGTGATTCCAAGCCAGCTTTAAAGATAATCCTCAGGATGTGCAGCTGCCAAAAACTCTCCATTCTCGTTCCCTGACGTAATGTTGACTGGTTTGCTTGGGCTGCTGGATGTGGTCTCGTCCAACTGGTCTTGCATGTTCAGCCACTTCATATGGTACTTACACATTAACCAAATGAATGCAAACCTACAGCCACATATAGACTAAGCATTTGTGAGCCAGTTAAATTTTTACAAGAATTCAATTGAATTGTGATCATTTTTATTGATAGCAGTGTTTTCTTTTACTTCCAGGTTTGAAATGAATTCAGATTCTTAACCTGGCATCTGAACCCATGTTCTCCATGCTGTTAATCAAAACCTCTGGATTACCAACCCAGTGTCGGGAACTCATTAGCATTAATCTCCGGTTATCACTCAAACCCTAAGACATGTTTTGACATTATTTCAGCTGTTACTTTCAACAAATCTACATTATGGTTTTTTTTTTTGAGGATTGCATGAAATCAATATATTCCTTTCcataccccacccccccaagCAGAATGCCTTTTTGGTAATTGATTATCATtgatatttttaattattatttttaataattttaatttatCTTGCATGTTTAGACAGAGACACTACATGTCATAACCAGGAAATGTTAGCTTAGTGCATATTGCAACATTAACAAAAGTGACCAGAGGCAAGTGGTTCAACTGCTTTTTGTCCTTCAGCTGCAAAATTAATTAGTTTTGTATTGAAATCTTCGCGGCATTTGAGTTAGTCTGACAGCCATTGCTCACGCACTTCATCATCAAATAATTCTGGCACAGGATTATAAATAAATCCACTATAAAAACCTATAATGATTTACATAATGCACTTACAAAGAAACGTGTGGAGTTTGAGTGCAAGGATGCTGCCATAAGTCTTTTCAATCAACGGCAGTCAAATCACTTGTACTATAGAGCTTCATTTGTGTCAGGCACGATCTAAAATGTAACTGCTTCAGTTTCATGTACAAAGTTGAACATGTTAATAAAGACATTGTTAATGGAACTCAACTTCCAGTTGATATTTCTACTATCTCAGCTACAATATTAAACCCATTGTCCTCTTCAATAACAACAGCATTGTTGGCCAATTTCTCTTGCTCTATTGCAGCACAATTTCTGGAAGTGACTTCATCAGTGTAATCTTCTGAGTCTGCTATAATTATTTCTATGATATCTCCATTCGCACGTTGTTGACTTCCCGCCTGAGTGAATGCATCTTGCAAATTGTCTTTGACCACTTCTCCTGACTCCGGAGTTAAATTGTGCTCCACCTGCTGGAATGTAATACTCTGTTCACTTGCACTCTGGCCTTCAGTACCTGCCTTTACACTCTCCTCCTGTTCCTCATTTGGGATTTCTACCATTTCAATGGTGTGCACGTAAAGGTTGAaaacaacactttcatttctgagaGGGCTGTTGCTCTCTTGACCAGCCGCCTTTAAACCCACTTTTCTAATTTGTTTTGATGTTTCTGCAGGAGGTTTACTTTCAGAACTTTCTTTCTCCAAAGAGGCGATGGCTTCAGCGACCTCCCCTACACTTCGTGCTTCACTTTTCTTGTGAGACAGCCTGTGCCTCTTTAAGCTCTGAGTCATTGTGTACCCTTTGCCACAGATGTCACATTTAAACGGCTTTTCAGTCAAGTGGATTCTCTGATGTCTCCGGAGCTTGGTTGCAAGGGTGTAAGCCTTACCACACTGATCGCATTTAAAGGGTCGTTCACCCGTATGCAGGCGCTCATGAGCCCTGAAGGTATGCGGGTCCCTCAACGTTTTGCCACATATCGTACAGAGGTAGACCTGCCCTGTGTGTGAAATGCGGTGCCTGCGTAGTTCAGGCAGCTGTGAGAAAAACTCACCACAGTCGTCACACTTgtatggtttctccccagtgtggatGCGCTGATGTCCACGGAGGTTGCCAATCTGCCTGAAGGCTTTGCCGCAGTACGTGCAAGTAAATGGCTTTTCGCCCGTGTGCAGCCTCATGTGGTTCTTCAGTGAGCCGGGATTGGCCAGCTCTTTGTCGCACACACTACAGCGACATGCCCGTGGGTTGCCAATGTTCATGGCCTTCAGGCGATGCAGCTTCTTGTGAATCCGGAGTGATGGTGGCCTGGCGAATGCCTTTCCACACTCATTGCATACAAATGGACGTTCGCCTGAGTGAACCCGCTCATGCTCTCGAAGATCTCGTTTCAATGCATAGGCCTTATCGCATTGCTGACATTTGAATGGACGCTCTCCTCTATGCAGCATCTGATGGGCTATAGAAAATATATGGTTAGGAGACTATTTAAAACAATAACCAGTCTGCAAGTGAAAGATAGTAAATCTCTTAATTGAGAAAACAAATTGTTTCCTGCCCTTAATTTCCTACAAATTACTCGCTGCACTCCTATGGGACAACATCACATTGCTGCATGTGGTAAAATTGGTTTCCTGTATAGTTGCTGGCAGTTTAACTAAATCTGTCCATGCTTTCTCTGTTTGTCAGAACTGGCCAATTCTGCTACGTAGGTTATTCATCAGTGATGTTAACACAGTTTTTCCTCTTTCCACAACCATAGCCTGACTGCTTAGCATTTCCTAATGTCTTCATCCTGTATCTTTTACACTCCTCCTCATCCTTTCTGTAACATTACTTTCTCTTCCCAGACTCTTAAAAAAAATTACCTACAACTTGAattgttaactctgtttcccctCTTACAGATGATGTATGATTGATCTCCTGTGTGGTTCCATCCTCTTATTTACTCAATGGCAACCTTACCCCGCCAAATTAGGGAGAAGTGCAGAACTCCAATAACAGAAGCAATAATTCCACAACTCAACAAGGCACTGATAGAAGGTTAAACAATATGGGAGTTAGATGTCAATCCACAGGGCTCCAATATTACCTTCTTTAGTGGTGGTTGATTCCAGAGTACACAGCAATGCTCTACCCACATCTGCATGTCCTGAAGCTCAGGACTGCCAACCAGTACCCATGTCAACTGGGCAAGTATTTTCATTACATATCAAGCAAATAGAAACACTTGTAAGTGTAGATACCCAAGATGTCTTTGAACTCTCATATGACCATTTTTCTGCAGAATCTGGTATTGTGTGGATTAAAGCAAGATTAGTAACTCTCTGATGCCTATGAGACAAAGTCTGAAGATGGCTGCTATACTCAAACTATAATGGACAACTTGGATATTAAATTCAGAGAAACTAATCAAAACTGTGCATGTCAATGTACTTGACATTAATCCATTGCCCAGATCTTAACTTACAATTTCACCTGATAGTGTCTTTGATATTTTTCAAATTCTATACAAAAACCAAAAGTAAGATCAATAGAAATCAGAGATGGAGCCTTTTTAAGAAGGGCAGCTAGTAACAGGGGATGGACCTCCCAAAATAGGAAAATTTTCGAGGATCAACCTCAGCCAGAGAAATTTGTGGAGAGTTGTGCTGATCTAACAAAGAGAGTACAAATTGGGAAGAGTTGATCATTCATCACAACAATAAACAAATCACTCAGCTAGGACATTTAGTTAAAAATAGTTTTAAATCACCACGTGAGGGATTAAAAAATCATTGACATtttgaacttaaaaaaaaattctgtattaTGGCTAACTCAGAAAGACATGGTTTGGGAAAGATATTCCCTATTGTTTGGGCGGGGGAGAAGAGAATGCCTCGTATTAATCTTTCCCACAAATAAAATACTTTGATTCCAAGGTGAAAGAAACATATTGTAAACTTCACTTCAACAATTTTTCTGACACATGGACTTCCTTGTGGTACCCGAGTTCTGAGCAATGGGCTCACACTAGTTAGTCCAACACCACTACCTTTCTGAATTTTTAAGGAAGTTGAAAGCACTATTCAATTAAAGATTTTGTTACACCTTTTGGGcaagaaatatataaattatacagatTATCTTTTGAACACTGGGTACTGTCAAACAGCTTTGATTACAAGTAAAAATGTAACTTGCTTCCTCCAAACTGCCATTGAGAGACAGGGATTGTATACGTTATATGAAAAAACAAACAACATGGTGACTATGAACTCGGGTCCAGCAGTGgctatggaactgaataaacagttgatgttttgggctgactcTTGGAATTCTCAATAATCCTTTACTTCACTGACGTCATtaagatatgtcatgaaatatcaACTCATTACTTGGTCTGGGATCTCACTGAATGCAAGTGGTCTGCTGCATTTCCATCTCACCATACTATCTACACTTTCACAGTTATGAATGGCTGCACGAAGCCCTGAAGTTGTGAAAGGGTACATGTAAATGCAGCATTGTATTTGCTGACACTCCATTACATACCTTCATTAGAAAGCCATTTCCAGATTTAAAGTGCCGATAAATAAGTATAACCGCTTTGTCCTCTTCCAGCAAATCCATCAAGATGCCAATGAAACATCGGTTAATTAGATAGGTCTATAAGCCATTCTATCAGTTGGCACAGGAAGCAATGGAAGCAAGGGAAAGgggaacattttaaaaataactttaGTCAGGATAATGATCTTTTAGAGAAATTTAGAAACGTCCTCGTTTTTCCTCCTCACACTGCTTTTAGTGTAAATAACAAAATAATTAAACACACAATATATGGACACATTCTCCAAACTCTAACTCTCTACTGATATGAAAGAGGCTAATTGTTTTTTCCATTTACCTTTAAAACTCTCCTCAGAGCTATAGCGCTTCCCACATTCATTGCACATGTACGGTTTGTACCCTGTGTGTGTGAAACGATGTTTCTTCAGGTGACATAACTGAATGAAACCTTTCCCACAGTCATCACACTGGTACCTCCTTTCACTGGGGTCAATCTGGGAACTGTTGCGCCGACAAAACTTCTTACTTCCCCCCGATTTGTTCGTAGGTGTGAGATTATCCTTTGCATGAACATGATCTCCATTTTCTACTGGAGGTTTTTGCCCATCCCCCTTCATATTACACAAGGGCAAATCTCCACCTGATTTTGCTTCCCCACAATTGTCAGTTGACTTGGTCTCTGTATTTTGTTCACAGCATTCATCTAGGCTGTCAATATTCCTCTTCTGATTGTGTCTCAACTTTGTTTTCCTCTTTTTCAGTATGTCCTCTTGTGTTACCTGCACTTTCAGTCTGTCTGAATCGAGTCCAGTGTGTATCATTCGAGCTCTTCGAACTGGAGGACTTCGAAGAGTCTTCTTGCATATTAATGATCGCAAAGTCCTCTCACCAAGTCCAAACTGATAatttttcttcagccttttagCCTTAATGTTACTGGCATCTTGTGCCTTTTTGTCAATCCCAGGATCAATCTGCTTCTTGTCATCCTGTTTGGAGGAACTAACTGGGAGCACTACCTCCTCAGTTAATCTTGATTTGAGCTTCTTCAAGGCAAACCGATTCACTTTCTTCTTTGACAGTTTGTTCTGAATTTCATGTTTGATTTGAAGCCGCTGCGACCTTTTAACAGGCTGATCTACTTTCACCACATCCTTACGCTCCATGTCCTTTACTGCTACAGTTAGCTTGGTGCACAGTTGCACAGACGGAGGTACCTCAGCTGACTTTTCAGCACCATCTGTCGATATTCTGTCCTCAAGCTCTTTATCCAATACATCTGTTAACGAGAGATCAGAGCTTTTGATATTAAAAACTTCATCAACTCTATACAATTATGGTGTTCACATAGATCATTTAAAATTTTGTGGTACAAAACAATCTATACAGCAACTAAGATAATACTCCAAGCTTAAAGGAGAACTAAAGAAATGTACCTTAGTAGAATTTAACTTATAGAGCAGGGATACACGATATAAAAGTGAGGAAAGAATGACACACACATCAGCTGCTTACTTTTAGCAACTGGGAATGTAGTGAGCGGCACAACAGCCCAGCTAATGGAGCAGCTGTCTCAGAGCTTAAGCTTGCATCATTCCACCCTGCAGtagtgtctgtgtggaatttgcatgttttccctTGTTGTTCAAAGTTTCCTCCAGATGCGGGATTCAATATTATTAGTGACCACTATAAATttcccctagtgtgtaggtgagtggtagaatctgagggaaactgatggggaatggggagaataAGATTTGTAAATGGGTTCTTGATGGCCAGACACatgcagttgaagtttcaggccaagacccttcatcaggttgactgtttatccctctccaaagatgctgactgacctggtgagttcctctggcattttgtgtgttgctctgcatttccagcatttgtggctgaaaggcctgtttctgcgctctctcattaacaaaaaacaacaaaccagTTCACCTGTGATTATTTGAAATGGTGGTCTAAAAAGAGTATCAATATCCATAAACATAAACAtctggttcaccagattgattcctgggatggcaggactttcatatgatgaaagactggatgaactgggcttgtactcgttggaatttagaagattgaggggggatctgattgaaacgtataaaatcctaaagggattggacaggctagatgcaggaagatagatcccgatgttggggaagtccagaacgaggggtcacagtttgaggataaaggggaagccttttaggaccgagattaagaaaaacttcttcacacagagagggtgaatctgtggaattctctgccacaggaaacagttgaggccagttcattggctatatttaagagggagttagatatggcccttgtggctaaagggatcgggggtatggagggaaggctggtacagggttctgagtggatgatcagccatgatcatactgaatggcggtgcaggctcgaagggccaaatggcctactcctgcacctattttctatgtttctatgcaatcACTAGACAACCAGGTGAGCTGTTGGGGCACCTTTTGAGAGAAAGGTAGCGCAGTGTGAAgtgatgtgctttggaaattaaagaactcagtgtattaaagaagaaagatgcatagcaagacaaatattgctcctcctcgtttaacgaaggacactttttatGACCACATctctcgcaataattactctgtgccgcatattctcaagttgatctttccttttctcctctgtctcttcctctctcccctccttctctgcctgtttttgtcattctggagacacgcAGACCTTTCATCttttgtctcttcatctcttctaccagttgttttttcccctctgatcctggagtcctgcggccctggcctgatcggattcttgttctctcctccgtctgtgcctattgttgtcattttggagacgtgcatgcctgtcctcccctgtctcgtcttctctcatctttttgtcctgactctttcatcctggagtcatgcggccctggcctcatctgattgttgttctctccctctccttgccgctttccaacgacgtttggcgtcatctcttgaccataatgtcccccttctctttccacgcgacataattaggctatccatatatttttaccctaatgctttatagaagataggaagcagtaacaccaaagcctccaagatGCTTTtgtttcttgatgatgtggttggtgctctcctaaatggacgtgatagccCTGCCCCTTTGCTGTGGTTGGTGTGACTGCTGTGAGCATCTTGAGGGCTGCTGAGGCTGCCGTGCGCATGCGTTGGGCTGTGGCGTCGTGGTCTCCATGATGGCCAATCAGGTCTCGAGTGAAaagcagcctgttgatttttggcaaatgagcaattttatatgaatatataaccctgaactttgcctgcattctgtaagctagcgcattttaattcgatttaggcAAAAAAAGTGCTGATGTAATGCACGGTTTGTGCTAACtgaaggtcacaaacagacagtcAGAGAATGAGTGTTTTAGTAGTATAATAGATTGTAAAAATCACATATAGTTCACCAATGTCCCTCAGGGAAAGATATTGCTGTTCATATTCAGTCTGGCCTTGACGCAACACCAGATCCACTGGCATCATTTACTCTTAACAGCATCCTCAGTTCTGGAGAACTTGGGGATACACTTTAAATGCTGATGATGCCAGTGATGTCTGTATCctgtgtaacacgctgtaaggtttcaatgctaatgtaatggcctcgcTGTAATGTTttgctgctaatgtaatggtttctctgtagcagcaatgtttgggttatgactagagataacggggctttggaatgtgagggttatccaatgagagaaatgttctttcttgtgagtctggaagagagattttcgcggtcttttgtcgggagagaggaagaaggaagacGTGCATGGACAGAGCTGGTAGACTACCAGACAGAATGGACCGGAAGCGAGGGTCCGAGACACTCGGAGGAGGTCGCTGGTTGATGAATGGCCATATTTgagagctccaacgtgcacttcTGACTTTTTCCCCTTAAAATGAGCCCtccttctttttattttctttactaaccctatattcagattaagatttataaagttccgttatataattgcatatggtgtactgcctgatattttgcggtgcaggtttgtaaccgggcaacacatcatgcagcgtccacacaaacgagatttctcattTTGGCGGGGGGCTAGAAGTTGTTTTTCCATAGATGAACACATGCTGGCCAAGCCTGAGGTTTACACCTACAAAcagataaataaaacaaatatcaTGCTTTCTACATGAGGGTATGGAATATCCTAAAAGCACATTTACCTGTGCAAGTATTGACAACATCATTGTCCTTCTGTGTGTTACTTAGCCCCTGTGCTGATTGAACAAGATTCTCCTCAGGCCACAAGAGAAGCTCCTGGCCCAATTCAATATTTTTACAAACCCGGTAGTAAATCTTCCCATAAAACTGGAAAATGACTGCATTGCTCTCTTCTTTTGTTCTTGCCTTGTTTGCATATCTGTAAAAACAGCGGATTTTATTATCCATCTGTAATTGTGGCTGGACCTTTGCAACCATCATTTGTAACAACTTTCAATTTTGCAAATTCTAATCTTGTTTTATTTAACTGCTATGGTATTACATTGACTTAAAATTACTAGACTGCTCTCATCCACCTCCATTACAGTGCTACTGGAGCAGGCATTGAAGCATTTTCTCAGTTTTCTGATACTGTGGAGCAGTTGTGATTTGTGGGAGGAATAAAACGGGGAATTCTATGCCAAAATACCataaacaaaatatatttttctCAGAAACGTATTATGCATTTGTGTGAGATTCACTGATTGCAACAAATTTCAGTTGTCCAGTTTTTTGATTCCACCAATTAGATTATAGTCTATGATGATTCCCCAGTATCCTCcaaaacagtttattcattttgaTATTATTGTGAGATGACCCAAAAATAATCTTTAAAATAGACAATACGATGAAAGATTTGTATACAATGGATTTcggttaatcaggacagccacttatttgggacaattcttaaacaacaacaacaaaaaatatatcgagaaaatagccaggattcccttacATTTATTTGGGATGCtacgccacttaattgggacaggaggctaTTGCTGTAGTTTCTAACTAGGGTTAGTCGGGTGCATGAGTGGCCGTTAGACGTAACACTGTGTGTAAAGCAAAGTTTTTTTAATAGCATCAATTGTGTCTGCTAGTGTtcaaaaaagcaatgatttttgtcactgatagttggtgagaaataagatgacagacaattcagaattgttttgctcactagtttcaagcattcaggtttggagatgccagaaacagctgggagtgaaaatgaaatgatttcatactttgacaagttaggaactacgaaggaTTTGAAGGTAatgacaattatcttgaatgttacattaaaaatgaagatttggaggatgcatcattgaaagcattgtatgaaggcagtccattaactGCACTAGGTGTcagcgctgattttgttcatttacagtcaatcggAAGAAAAAGGCAGCATAAACTGGAAGAAtttctccattgataactattaggaactaatacagttttatagtactatagtgGTATaggtggtgttctaatttgttctgtcatTTAATTTgcatataatttgttactcagtttgtctttttaatacctttttaacgatttccatgaaactttggctaattggggcagccgcttaattgggccaaaatactccggtcctgatgtgtcccaattaagacCACAAGATTTAGGAGCTGAATTACACCATATGGCCCAttttgtctgctccaccatttcatcatggctgatccaattttcctctcagctccaatctactactttctcccatatcccttcatgctctgaccaatcaagagtttatcaacctctgccttaaatatacataaagacttggcctccacagcttctgtggcaaagaattctacagattcaccacctctggctgaagaaattcctcatctccgttctaaaaggacacctctctattctgaggctgtgtcctctggtcttagactctcccactataagaaacatcctctccacatccactctatcaggccCTTCACAATTTGATAGGTttaaatgaggtcacccctcattcttctgaattctagtgaatacaggcccagagccatcagacactcttcatatgacaagcctttcaatcctgggatcattttcatgaacctcctttgaaccctcttcgtTTCAGCACAgtctttttaagataaggggcccgaacctgctcacaatactccaagtgcttcataaagtttcaacaatacatccttgcttttatattctagtcctcttgaaatgaatgctaacattccatttgccttcctcaccacagacttaacctgcaacttaacccttacagaatcctgcacaaggactcccaagtccctttgactctgtttttttgtattttctctccatttgtctACCAAAGTgtaagaccatacacttcctaacactgtatttcatttcccatttctttgcccattctcctaatctgtcaaattccttcttagcctctctacttcctcaaaactacctgcccctccacctatcttcatattgtttacaaactttgcaacaaagccatcaattccatcatcaaaatcattgacatacgacatataaaaaaaaatggtcccaacagagacccctgtggaacaccactggtcactggttgccagccaggaaaggctcccttaattcccactctctgcctcctgccagtcggccactgctttatccatatgagaatctttcctgtaataccataggtttgtagcttgttaagcaacctcatgtgtggcacttatcaaaggccttcggaaaatcaaagtacacagcatcaactgattcttctttgtcaatcttgcttgttatttcttcaagattttcccttgagaaagccatgctgactacagcctattttatcacg
This genomic interval carries:
- the znf408 gene encoding zinc finger protein 408 gives rise to the protein MLLVLAARRRVPTPCDRGVFQKMPQVNKESERFRPTKEGFIPPDDRQQLFCEDCQEFFENSCPVHGLPSFIRDTPVELGLPCRAFYTLPAGLAAGPSQTQENQLGIWCVSKALPRGIFFGPLEGKLECYDVVGRTSLISKELGDSGEKAGETEVNQSLSNWMRYANKARTKEESNAVIFQFYGKIYYRVCKNIELGQELLLWPEENLVQSAQGLSNTQKDNDVVNTCTDVLDKELEDRISTDGAEKSAEVPPSVQLCTKLTVAVKDMERKDVVKVDQPVKRSQRLQIKHEIQNKLSKKKVNRFALKKLKSRLTEEVVLPVSSSKQDDKKQIDPGIDKKAQDASNIKAKRLKKNYQFGLGERTLRSLICKKTLRSPPVRRARMIHTGLDSDRLKVQVTQEDILKKRKTKLRHNQKRNIDSLDECCEQNTETKSTDNCGEAKSGGDLPLCNMKGDGQKPPVENGDHVHAKDNLTPTNKSGGSKKFCRRNSSQIDPSERRYQCDDCGKGFIQLCHLKKHRFTHTGYKPYMCNECGKRYSSEESFKAHQMLHRGERPFKCQQCDKAYALKRDLREHERVHSGERPFVCNECGKAFARPPSLRIHKKLHRLKAMNIGNPRACRCSVCDKELANPGSLKNHMRLHTGEKPFTCTYCGKAFRQIGNLRGHQRIHTGEKPYKCDDCGEFFSQLPELRRHRISHTGQVYLCTICGKTLRDPHTFRAHERLHTGERPFKCDQCGKAYTLATKLRRHQRIHLTEKPFKCDICGKGYTMTQSLKRHRLSHKKSEARSVGEVAEAIASLEKESSESKPPAETSKQIRKVGLKAAGQESNSPLRNESVVFNLYVHTIEMVEIPNEEQEESVKAGTEGQSASEQSITFQQVEHNLTPESGEVVKDNLQDAFTQAGSQQRANGDIIEIIIADSEDYTDEVTSRNCAAIEQEKLANNAVVIEEDNGFNIVAEIVEISTGS